The sequence AATATTGAAGATCACATATTTAGGACAAAGAAAATCTACATGACATAAGTTTCCGGAATGATGCCTTAAATTCACTGTTCCTTAAGCTGTAGATGATTGGGTTCAACATTGGTATGGCTACTGTATAGACCACAGAGGCCACTCTGTCCGCTTCCATTGAGTGGCTATTTCCCGGTCTCAGGTAGATGAAGAACAGGCTTCCGTAGTAAAGCGTAAACACTACAAAGTGGGAAATACAAGTAGATGCGGCTTTACTTCTCCCATGTTCTGGACGGATCTTAAGTAGAGAATGGATAATGAAAAAGTAGGAAATTATGACCACAAGTGCCGAGCCGCCCTCGTTGAATCCACAGAAAGTGAATAAGATCAGTTCATTGACGGATGTATCCGAACAAGAGAGTTTCAAGAGAGGTGGCATATCACAGAAAAAGTAACTTATTTCAGTCTTACAAAAGGTTAGGCGGAAAGTAAAACAAGTGTGAAACAAGGACTGGATGAGGCCGTTCAGATAAGCCCCAACGATGAGCCAGGCACAGAACCTCATGGTCATTATGGCGGGATACCGCAAGGGATTGCAGATGGCAAGGTATCGATCGTAAGCCATGATGGCAAGGAGGATGCTCTCCGATGTGATCAGCACTGCGAAGAGGAACATCTGAACCACGCACCCCGAATAGGTGATGGATTTGTCTTTCATTAGGAAGGTAGAGAGCATTTTGGGGGCTATTACTGTAGCATAGATAATGTCTAAAAATGCAAGATTTCCcaaaaagaaatacattggctTATGAAGGCCGGTGTTAAAGAATGTAACGGCTATAATGCAAATATTGCCCAATAGCGTGAAGACATAGATCATGAGAAACACAATAAACAAGACGACCATGAGATCATTGCGGTTAGTAAACCCCAGTAGGATAAAACCAGTGACCACTGTTTGGTTCCTCTCCATTGTCCCATGTAGTCTTTTACGGTTCTAAAGGATTCCCTACAAAGGAAAATTTGCGTAAAACTTCATGAAGGCCAATTTGAATTCCATTTTGGTGAAGATTTTGGGCTCACTTGGTATTGGGTGGGGTGTGACCACATGTTAACACAGAATCTGCATAAAGGCTAATTCAGATTTCTCATTGTAGTATACGTAGGGCTACGTTTTACTTTCTGTTGGTTTATATAGTATTAAACCCCTCCGTGTTTTTAATTTAACTAAGCGCAATAATATTATACATAAACATTCATTCAACTCGAACAATCTCACAACTCAGTGACCAGGAGGTAAATGTCCTTTTGTGCTTTAATGCTTGTTGAAATCGGTTGAAGTCAGCagcacctccccctccctcccccgctCGGtccgacacttaccccatctaggtggcaggAATCGGGCAGCGGCTCTTGTATCCTATCCATCATCACGGCCGCTCCTATTCTCCTTCTGGGTGTCCAATTGGATCGCctttcctttcagccaatcgagtgatgggtcttaagacccgcttcctgattggctcaaggaggatcagtgttacaatagcgaatattcattcgccattgtaacacacctgggtgggctcagttCACATTCTCTGCGCCctaagcccaccctattttgaagcctattagagcttctgtctgtaatcaggtgcttaaaaaaacacacacccccattggaatccattcaTCCGATGTCCTgcaaggggccggacgcatggataggggggatGCCACCCATGTGCCCTTAATAGACAGGCCACCCCTGGGTGAAGTGCAGAGTTAGCTTTGGGATACTTCAAATTTAGTGCACAAGCAATCAGAGGACACTCTTTGCTCTATCTACTCTCTAGTTGGGTTAAGCAGCAGACAGTCACTAGGATCTTACATCCAGTCCTATACCCACAAGGTCCCCATATACTTGGATTCCTCTGTCCAATATCAGCCAGACACCTCTCCTGTGAATCCCTAGGCCAGATCCTCAGTAAATCCCCCCTAATTCAGA comes from Rana temporaria chromosome 2, aRanTem1.1, whole genome shotgun sequence and encodes:
- the LOC120928489 gene encoding olfactory receptor 5AS1-like, which encodes MERNQTVVTGFILLGFTNRNDLMVVLFIVFLMIYVFTLLGNICIIAVTFFNTGLHKPMYFFLGNLAFLDIIYATVIAPKMLSTFLMKDKSITYSGCVVQMFLFAVLITSESILLAIMAYDRYLAICNPLRYPAIMTMRFCAWLIVGAYLNGLIQSLFHTCFTFRLTFCKTEISYFFCDMPPLLKLSCSDTSVNELILFTFCGFNEGGSALVVIISYFFIIHSLLKIRPEHGRSKAASTCISHFVVFTLYYGSLFFIYLRPGNSHSMEADRVASVVYTVAIPMLNPIIYSLRNSEFKASFRKLMSCRFSLS